From one Bacteroides eggerthii genomic stretch:
- a CDS encoding glycoside hydrolase family 28 protein, with protein sequence MKQITITVLMAFFVALQVFAERVDMREAGVDNQEALKNTEIINNTINRLNKAGGGTLFFPSGDYLTASIHMKSNITLELEAGATLRFSDNFDDYMPFVEMRHEGVMMKSFQPLIYATDAENITIKGEGKLDGQGKAWWKEFFRVLIDLRDNGKRDINKYQPLFEQANDMKTLYAETNVDWHSTLDRRFLRPPFIQPLRCRNVRIEGITIVNSPFWTVNPNFCDNVTVKGVTINNVPSPNTDGINPESCSNVHISDCHISVGDDCITIKSGRDLQARKIGRPCENITITNCTMLSGHGGVVIGSEMSGGVKKVTISNCVFDGTDRGIRIKSTRGRGGVVEDIRVSNVVMSDIKREAVVLNLKYSQMKMEKKSERTPVFRNIFVTGLTVRGTQTPLKVDGLPEAPIEGIVFRDIYVNDAKEECLFRDCKDLVIDDVYVNGEKIKYEK encoded by the coding sequence AAGAAGCCTTAAAAAATACAGAGATTATAAACAATACGATTAATCGTTTGAACAAGGCAGGAGGGGGGACACTCTTCTTCCCTTCAGGAGATTATCTCACAGCTTCCATTCACATGAAAAGTAATATTACACTTGAACTGGAGGCGGGAGCCACGTTGCGTTTCAGTGACAATTTTGACGATTATATGCCATTTGTGGAAATGCGGCACGAAGGTGTGATGATGAAGAGCTTCCAACCGTTGATTTATGCAACAGATGCCGAGAATATCACTATCAAAGGTGAAGGAAAGCTTGATGGGCAAGGAAAAGCATGGTGGAAGGAATTTTTCCGGGTACTTATAGACTTACGTGACAACGGTAAGCGTGATATCAACAAGTATCAGCCTCTTTTTGAACAAGCCAATGACATGAAAACGCTTTATGCAGAAACTAATGTCGATTGGCATAGTACGTTGGATCGTCGTTTCTTACGTCCTCCATTCATCCAGCCGCTACGTTGCAGGAATGTTCGTATAGAAGGCATTACCATTGTGAACTCTCCCTTTTGGACTGTTAATCCTAACTTTTGTGACAATGTGACGGTGAAAGGGGTTACAATCAATAATGTACCTTCACCTAATACTGACGGAATCAATCCCGAATCGTGCAGCAATGTGCACATCAGTGACTGTCATATTTCCGTAGGGGACGATTGTATTACAATTAAAAGTGGTCGTGACTTGCAAGCCCGAAAGATAGGTCGTCCCTGTGAAAACATCACTATTACAAATTGTACGATGTTAAGCGGGCATGGGGGAGTAGTGATAGGTAGTGAAATGAGTGGAGGCGTAAAGAAGGTGACCATCAGTAATTGTGTATTTGATGGCACCGATCGTGGTATCCGTATCAAATCGACTCGTGGACGTGGCGGCGTGGTAGAGGATATTCGTGTAAGCAATGTAGTGATGAGTGATATTAAAAGGGAGGCGGTAGTTCTTAATCTGAAATATAGTCAGATGAAAATGGAGAAAAAGAGCGAACGTACGCCTGTCTTTCGTAATATCTTCGTGACCGGGCTTACTGTGCGCGGTACCCAAACTCCGCTGAAAGTGGATGGGCTGCCGGAGGCTCCCATTGAGGGGATTGTGTTCAGGGATATTTATGTCAATGATGCTAAAGAGGAGTGCCTGTTTCGTGACTGCAAGGACTTGGTGATAGATGATGTGTATGTCAATGGCGAGAAAATAAAATATGAAAAATAA
- a CDS encoding M16 family metallopeptidase, producing the protein MKINKHCFPNGLRLVHHEDTSTQMVALNIVYDVGARDEHPEHTGFAHLFEHLMFGGSAHIPDYDTPLQLAGGENNAWTNNDITNYYLTVPKTNVETAFWLESDRMLELTFSEQGLEVQRGVVMEEFKQRCLNQPYGDIGHLFRPLAFRVHPYRWPTIGKELSHIEQATLDEVKSFFYRFYAPNNAVLAVTGNISWEETVRLTEKWFGPVPRRNVPVRRLPQEPEQTEERRLTVERNVPLDALLMGYHMCDRGSADYYTFDILSDILSNGRSSRLNRRLVQEQNIFSGIDAYISGTRDAGLLQISGKPAAGVSLEQAEAAVRRELEELRQSPVGEQELEKVKNKFESTQIFGNINYLNVATNLAWFELTGKAEDIDLEVERYRSVTTEQLHTVAQRAFCENNTVVLYYKSDK; encoded by the coding sequence ATGAAAATAAACAAACATTGTTTCCCCAATGGCTTGCGTCTGGTGCATCACGAGGATACCAGTACGCAAATGGTTGCGCTGAACATCGTCTATGATGTCGGTGCGCGCGATGAGCATCCGGAACACACCGGTTTTGCCCATTTGTTCGAGCATCTGATGTTTGGCGGTTCGGCGCATATTCCCGATTATGACACCCCTTTGCAGCTGGCGGGAGGGGAAAACAATGCTTGGACCAACAATGACATAACCAATTATTACCTCACAGTTCCAAAAACGAATGTGGAGACTGCCTTCTGGTTGGAGTCCGACCGGATGCTGGAGCTGACATTCAGCGAGCAGGGGCTTGAGGTGCAGCGGGGCGTTGTGATGGAAGAGTTCAAGCAACGCTGCCTTAACCAGCCATACGGCGACATAGGACATCTGTTCCGGCCGCTGGCTTTCCGGGTGCACCCGTATCGCTGGCCCACTATCGGCAAAGAACTTTCGCACATAGAACAGGCCACGCTGGATGAGGTGAAGTCGTTCTTCTATCGTTTCTATGCTCCGAACAATGCTGTGCTGGCAGTGACGGGAAACATTTCATGGGAGGAAACTGTTAGGCTTACCGAGAAGTGGTTCGGTCCTGTTCCGCGGAGGAACGTTCCGGTGCGGCGGTTGCCCCAAGAGCCGGAGCAGACGGAAGAACGCAGGCTGACGGTAGAAAGGAATGTGCCGCTGGATGCTCTGCTGATGGGTTATCACATGTGCGATCGCGGGAGTGCCGATTATTATACATTCGATATTCTGTCGGATATTCTCAGCAATGGGCGCTCCAGTCGTCTGAACCGTCGTCTGGTGCAGGAACAGAACATCTTCTCCGGTATCGATGCATATATCAGCGGTACGCGTGATGCCGGACTGTTGCAAATCAGCGGTAAGCCGGCGGCAGGTGTGTCGTTGGAGCAGGCGGAAGCTGCTGTACGCAGGGAGCTGGAAGAGTTGCGACAGTCTCCGGTGGGCGAACAGGAGCTGGAAAAGGTCAAGAATAAATTTGAATCGACCCAGATATTCGGCAATATCAATTACCTGAACGTGGCTACAAACCTCGCTTGGTTTGAGTTGACGGGAAAGGCGGAAGATATCGACCTTGAAGTTGAGCGTTACCGTTCCGTCACAACGGAACAATTACACACTGTGGCACAGCGTGCTTTCTGTGAAAACAATACCGTAGTATTATATTATAAGAGTGATAAGTGA
- a CDS encoding peptidylprolyl isomerase, translating into MKRNLIVILTILACSLVACKPGQKKDGNMEKETKLKIETTAGDIIVKLYNETPKHRDNFIKLAEEGTYEGTLFHRVIKDFMIQAGDPESKNAPKGKMLGAGDVGYTIPAEFVYPKYFHKKGALSAARQGDNVNPEKESSGCQFYIVTGKVYNDSTLLGMEHQMNQARLNNAFNALAQKHMKEIYKMRKDGDQEGLMNLQDTLIAQAEAQVADEPEFRFTPEQVKAYTTVGGTPHLDGEYTVFGEVLEGMDVVDKIQQVKTDRSDRPEEDVKITKVTVME; encoded by the coding sequence ATGAAAAGAAATCTCATTGTAATATTAACTATCCTGGCTTGCAGTCTGGTGGCTTGCAAACCGGGACAAAAGAAAGACGGAAATATGGAAAAAGAAACGAAGTTGAAGATTGAAACAACTGCGGGTGACATCATCGTGAAACTGTATAACGAGACGCCGAAGCATCGTGATAACTTTATCAAACTTGCGGAGGAAGGTACCTATGAAGGCACTCTGTTTCACCGCGTCATCAAGGATTTCATGATACAGGCCGGTGACCCCGAATCAAAAAATGCTCCGAAAGGCAAGATGCTGGGGGCAGGTGATGTTGGCTATACCATTCCGGCAGAGTTTGTCTATCCCAAATACTTCCACAAGAAAGGTGCGCTGTCTGCTGCCCGTCAGGGTGACAATGTGAATCCGGAGAAGGAATCATCCGGCTGCCAGTTCTACATCGTGACCGGAAAGGTTTATAATGACTCTACGCTTCTCGGCATGGAGCATCAGATGAATCAGGCACGCCTGAACAATGCTTTCAACGCTTTGGCGCAGAAGCACATGAAGGAGATCTACAAGATGCGTAAGGACGGTGACCAGGAAGGATTGATGAACTTGCAGGATACGCTCATCGCACAGGCCGAAGCTCAGGTGGCCGATGAGCCGGAGTTCCGTTTCACGCCGGAGCAGGTGAAAGCCTATACTACCGTCGGCGGTACACCGCATTTGGACGGAGAATACACCGTATTCGGCGAAGTGCTTGAAGGCATGGATGTAGTGGATAAGATACAGCAGGTGAAAACAGACCGTAGCGACCGTCCTGAAGAGGATGTGAAGATTACGAAAGTGACTGTGATGGAATGA
- a CDS encoding prolyl oligopeptidase family serine peptidase gives MKKILILSGLSLLAAFAVRAQDKVTEYNVRPAIVVRTPIQGDSINFTGEKFTADKLLKTDIDLDFDGRSYERVPVDTAGYVRVAKADKDNLFYLFATNLRAERFMKGKLNIYSPARFEVFVNGVSKQSKTTAEDSLSQVSPSVLGLRLEPEVDYEIVIKLLSVAADKTAPVLKCEFEKDKEFADVGYQIAPDLKRRFALHNTAFGSRVRSVSLSPNGKYLLTCYADNYSLKRSRTRCELTELKTGKVILPDADEKMRWMPRSNKLYYTVTGKKRNDLVVFDPATMHEEVLLKDVPEGYFVWSPAEDYLIYSPDDKGEAVSGPLKRLLHPDDRIPDARSRNYLVKYDPATGLSERLTYGSHAVYLNDISSDGKKLLCSTSKSDITQCPFSLTSIFEVDLATLQVDTLVAWDPYVNRGAYSPDGKRLLVVGSPSAFGGVGKNCGEHPIANDFDTQAFIVDKATKKVAPITRDFNPSVDFLQWNRTDGCIYFNTTDEDCKHIYRYIPQTDSFEMLPLQEDVIASFDLAENNPTVAAYVGGGNTSVGVAYTYDVKKKTSALLANPMKPALDKIEMGTMKEWNFTSEDGTEIKGMMCLPPAFDPNKKYPLIVYYYGGTMPTTRGITSPYCAQLFASRDYVVYVIQPSGTIGYGQEFSARHVNAWGERTADEIIEGTKKFCAAHPFVNDKRIGCIGASYGGFMTMYLQTKTDLFAAAVSHAGISNVTSYWGEGYWGYSYNSVAAAESYPWNNPDLFTKHGALFNADKIKTPLLLLHGTVDTNVPVGESIQLYNALKILGKPVEFITVDGENHFISDYPKRELWHNSIMAWFARWLQDSPAWWNELYPERHW, from the coding sequence ATGAAAAAGATTCTGATTTTATCAGGGCTGTCTCTGCTTGCGGCATTTGCAGTCCGGGCACAAGATAAAGTGACCGAATACAATGTGCGGCCTGCCATTGTGGTGCGTACTCCAATTCAGGGTGACAGCATTAATTTTACGGGAGAGAAATTCACTGCCGATAAACTTCTGAAAACCGATATTGACCTCGACTTCGACGGACGTTCTTATGAGCGTGTGCCAGTCGATACGGCAGGGTACGTGCGGGTAGCAAAGGCCGATAAAGATAATTTATTTTATCTGTTTGCTACTAATTTGCGTGCGGAACGTTTCATGAAAGGAAAACTGAATATCTATTCTCCCGCACGTTTTGAGGTATTTGTGAATGGAGTTTCCAAACAATCAAAGACGACTGCGGAAGATAGCTTGTCGCAAGTGTCCCCTTCAGTGCTTGGTTTACGTCTGGAACCGGAAGTGGATTATGAGATAGTCATTAAATTATTATCAGTGGCTGCCGATAAGACTGCTCCGGTGTTGAAGTGTGAGTTTGAGAAGGATAAGGAGTTTGCCGATGTCGGTTATCAGATTGCACCGGATTTGAAAAGGCGTTTCGCTTTGCATAATACGGCGTTTGGAAGTCGTGTACGTTCGGTGAGCCTTTCTCCGAATGGCAAGTACCTGCTTACCTGCTATGCGGACAATTACTCATTGAAGCGTTCGAGAACACGTTGCGAGTTGACAGAACTAAAGACCGGCAAGGTGATATTGCCTGATGCTGACGAGAAAATGCGCTGGATGCCCCGTAGCAATAAGCTCTATTATACAGTGACCGGCAAAAAACGGAATGATTTGGTTGTGTTCGATCCGGCTACCATGCATGAGGAGGTGCTGCTGAAAGATGTTCCCGAAGGATACTTTGTCTGGTCGCCCGCAGAGGACTATCTTATTTATTCTCCCGATGATAAAGGGGAAGCGGTCAGTGGTCCTTTGAAGAGGCTACTGCACCCCGATGATCGCATTCCCGATGCCCGTTCCCGTAATTATCTTGTTAAATATGATCCTGCAACAGGGCTTTCCGAGCGCCTGACGTATGGCAGTCATGCCGTCTACCTGAACGATATATCTTCTGACGGGAAAAAACTTCTGTGTTCCACTTCCAAGTCGGACATCACTCAGTGTCCTTTCTCTCTTACTTCCATATTCGAGGTCGATTTGGCTACACTGCAAGTAGATACGTTGGTTGCATGGGATCCTTATGTGAATAGAGGGGCTTACTCTCCCGACGGAAAGCGACTTTTAGTAGTCGGCAGTCCTTCGGCTTTTGGCGGTGTGGGAAAGAACTGCGGTGAACATCCTATTGCTAATGATTTTGATACACAGGCATTCATCGTGGATAAAGCTACGAAGAAAGTCGCTCCCATTACGCGCGATTTCAATCCTTCCGTAGACTTCCTGCAATGGAACCGCACAGATGGTTGCATCTATTTTAATACAACGGATGAGGATTGCAAGCATATTTACCGCTATATCCCCCAAACCGACAGCTTTGAGATGTTGCCGCTTCAGGAAGATGTGATTGCTTCTTTCGATTTGGCGGAAAACAATCCAACGGTTGCTGCATATGTAGGAGGGGGGAATACCAGTGTAGGGGTGGCTTATACGTACGATGTGAAGAAGAAAACATCCGCATTGCTTGCCAATCCGATGAAGCCTGCATTGGATAAGATAGAAATGGGTACAATGAAAGAATGGAACTTTACGTCAGAGGACGGTACGGAAATTAAAGGTATGATGTGCCTGCCTCCTGCTTTCGACCCGAATAAAAAATATCCGCTTATCGTATATTATTACGGTGGAACTATGCCTACTACGCGCGGCATCACCTCGCCCTACTGTGCGCAGCTGTTTGCATCACGTGACTATGTGGTTTATGTCATCCAGCCCAGCGGCACTATCGGTTACGGTCAGGAGTTCTCCGCCCGCCATGTTAATGCGTGGGGCGAACGTACTGCCGATGAAATCATTGAAGGAACGAAGAAGTTCTGTGCGGCTCATCCGTTTGTTAACGATAAGCGTATTGGTTGTATTGGAGCGTCCTATGGCGGCTTTATGACAATGTACTTACAGACAAAGACCGATTTGTTTGCTGCTGCTGTTTCACATGCCGGCATCAGTAACGTGACAAGTTACTGGGGTGAGGGCTATTGGGGATATTCCTATAATTCTGTTGCTGCTGCCGAGAGCTATCCATGGAATAATCCTGATCTGTTTACGAAGCATGGGGCGCTGTTTAATGCGGATAAAATCAAGACTCCGTTGCTGTTGCTGCATGGTACGGTTGATACGAATGTGCCTGTTGGTGAAAGCATCCAGTTGTACAATGCGTTGAAGATATTGGGCAAGCCGGTGGAGTTTATAACGGTAGACGGTGAGAACCATTTTATCAGTGATTATCCCAAGCGTGAGTTGTGGCACAACTCCATTATGGCGTGGTTTGCACGTTGGTTGCAGGATAGCCCGGCGTGGTGGAATGAGCTCTACCCGGAAAGACATTGGTAG
- a CDS encoding DUF4974 domain-containing protein, with protein sequence MKKRIVALCMGTTLFAGNVVYAQKLDLENQFTRPLSDVMNDLSRRFDVKFKYNVDTIGKRLPYADFRIRPYSLEESLTNVLSFFDFKYQKQNEKSYKIKPYEYPRRTAVDGEKMLAYLSGLYTNRNEWEKRSAVLRKEVRERLELDEALSRCVKGAAPILSKVRKYDGYTVQNLAMETWPGVYLYASVYTPRKKGKHALIICPNGHFYRGRYRKDQQQRLGTLARMGAVCVDYDLYGWGESEKQVGAGAHRTDTAHVKQAMDGLLLLDYMLKNRKDIDTNRIGVNGGSGGGTQTVLLSVLDERFTAMAPVVSLASHFDGGCPCESGKPIQLAGGGTCNAELAAMFAPRPMLVVSDGGDWTASVPTLEYPYLQRVYGFYGAKDRIVNVHLPKERHDFGPNKRNAVYDFFVKVFSLDRSKLDESKVTIEDEEMMQSRVGY encoded by the coding sequence ATGAAAAAGAGAATAGTTGCGCTGTGTATGGGAACGACATTGTTTGCGGGTAATGTGGTTTATGCGCAGAAACTTGATTTAGAGAATCAGTTTACCCGCCCGTTGAGTGATGTAATGAACGATTTGTCCCGGCGTTTCGATGTGAAGTTCAAATATAATGTAGACACTATTGGTAAGAGACTGCCTTATGCCGATTTTCGTATTCGTCCTTACTCATTAGAAGAGTCTCTTACTAATGTGTTGAGTTTTTTCGACTTTAAGTATCAAAAACAGAATGAGAAGAGTTATAAAATTAAGCCGTATGAATATCCGCGCCGTACAGCTGTCGACGGGGAAAAAATGTTGGCTTATCTCAGTGGGCTGTACACCAACAGGAATGAATGGGAGAAACGTAGTGCTGTATTGCGTAAAGAAGTGCGTGAGCGATTGGAGTTAGATGAAGCTTTGTCTCGTTGCGTGAAGGGGGCTGCGCCAATCTTGTCAAAAGTTCGTAAATATGATGGTTATACGGTACAGAATTTGGCGATGGAAACCTGGCCCGGAGTATATCTTTATGCCTCTGTTTACACACCGCGTAAAAAGGGAAAACATGCACTGATTATTTGTCCTAACGGGCATTTTTATCGTGGGCGTTATCGTAAGGATCAACAGCAGCGCTTGGGAACATTGGCGCGGATGGGGGCTGTTTGTGTGGATTACGACCTTTATGGATGGGGAGAATCGGAAAAACAAGTGGGTGCGGGAGCGCATAGAACCGATACGGCGCATGTGAAGCAGGCTATGGATGGACTGTTGCTTCTTGATTATATGTTGAAAAACCGTAAGGATATTGATACGAACCGTATAGGAGTAAACGGAGGTTCAGGTGGGGGCACTCAAACTGTGTTATTGTCAGTCTTGGACGAACGTTTTACGGCTATGGCACCTGTTGTAAGTCTGGCTTCTCATTTTGATGGCGGATGTCCCTGTGAGAGTGGGAAACCCATTCAATTGGCAGGTGGTGGAACTTGTAATGCTGAATTGGCAGCTATGTTCGCACCGCGTCCCATGTTGGTTGTGAGCGATGGCGGAGATTGGACCGCTTCTGTTCCTACGTTGGAGTATCCCTATTTGCAGCGTGTCTATGGATTTTACGGAGCCAAGGACCGCATTGTGAATGTGCACCTACCCAAAGAACGTCACGACTTCGGTCCGAATAAGCGCAATGCTGTTTATGATTTTTTTGTCAAGGTATTCAGTCTTGACCGTAGTAAGCTTGACGAAAGTAAAGTTACGATAGAGGATGAGGAAATGATGCAATCGCGTGTGGGATACTAA
- a CDS encoding RluA family pseudouridine synthase has translation MTVVYEDNHIIIVNKTASEIVQGDKTGDTPLSETVKLYLKEKYQKPGNVFIGVTHRLDRPVSGLVVFAKTSKALTRLNDMFKNGEVKKTYWAVVKNQPHEPEGELVNYLVRNEKQNKSYAYDKEVPNSKKAILHYRLIAKSQNYYLLEIDLKTGRHHQIRCQLAKMGCPIKGDLKYGSPRSNPDGSICLHARFVRFIHPVSKELIEVEAPVPTGNLWNGFEMI, from the coding sequence ATGACTGTCGTATACGAAGACAATCATATCATTATAGTCAACAAGACCGCTTCCGAGATCGTTCAGGGAGACAAAACGGGTGATACACCGCTTTCGGAAACCGTAAAGCTGTATCTCAAGGAGAAATACCAAAAGCCCGGTAATGTCTTTATAGGTGTTACACATCGCTTGGACCGCCCCGTAAGCGGTCTTGTTGTTTTTGCCAAAACCAGTAAGGCGCTTACCCGCCTGAATGACATGTTCAAGAATGGTGAGGTTAAGAAAACCTACTGGGCAGTGGTGAAGAACCAGCCTCACGAGCCGGAAGGAGAGTTGGTGAACTATTTGGTTCGTAACGAAAAGCAGAACAAAAGTTATGCGTACGATAAGGAAGTGCCGAATAGCAAGAAAGCGATCTTGCATTATCGGCTCATAGCTAAATCGCAGAACTATTATTTGCTGGAAATTGACCTGAAAACGGGGCGCCATCACCAGATACGATGTCAGCTGGCTAAAATGGGGTGTCCCATTAAAGGAGATTTGAAGTATGGCTCTCCCCGTTCCAATCCGGATGGGAGTATTTGCCTGCACGCGCGCTTTGTCCGTTTTATACATCCGGTGTCCAAGGAATTGATAGAGGTGGAGGCCCCTGTTCCTACCGGTAATCTGTGGAATGGTTTTGAAATGATTTGA
- a CDS encoding TetR/AcrR family transcriptional regulator: MAVSKTKAKLVDVARQLFAKMGVENTTMNDIALASKKGRRTLYTYFKSKEDIYMAVVESELDMLSDMMKRVAEKNISPDEKMIEMIYTRLDAVKEVVFRNGTLRANFFRDIWRVEKVRKRFDAKEILLFKDVLREGVEKGVFRIDDIDMTAELVHYCVKGIEVPYIRGHIGAKLDDETRDKYVVNLVFGALHRT; this comes from the coding sequence ATGGCCGTATCGAAGACAAAAGCTAAATTAGTGGATGTAGCCCGTCAGTTGTTTGCTAAAATGGGTGTTGAAAATACCACGATGAATGATATTGCTCTCGCTTCTAAAAAAGGTAGGAGAACCCTCTACACCTATTTTAAAAGTAAGGAAGATATCTATATGGCTGTTGTTGAGTCGGAACTGGATATGCTTTCGGATATGATGAAGCGTGTGGCAGAGAAAAATATTTCGCCGGACGAGAAAATGATTGAAATGATATATACGCGTTTGGATGCGGTGAAGGAGGTAGTGTTTCGTAACGGTACGCTTCGGGCCAATTTCTTTCGTGACATTTGGCGGGTGGAGAAAGTGCGTAAACGTTTTGATGCTAAAGAGATACTGCTATTCAAGGATGTGCTGCGTGAAGGGGTGGAGAAAGGCGTGTTTCGGATAGATGATATAGACATGACCGCCGAGCTGGTGCATTATTGCGTAAAAGGTATTGAAGTACCTTATATACGCGGACATATCGGTGCAAAGCTCGATGATGAAACCCGCGATAAATACGTTGTCAATCTTGTGTTTGGCGCGTTGCATAGAACATAA
- a CDS encoding sigma-54-dependent transcriptional regulator — MKSILIVEDDITYGMMLKTWLGKKGFRVNSVSSIARAQKHIESENVDLILSDLRLPDRDGIDLLKWLGEHSLRIPLIIMTGYADIQSAVQAMKLGACDYIAKPVNPDELLKKMDDAFLPSGLPVSSTPAMRAEAGSNSLREEAESASSDYLEGESDAAKQLYNYVNLVSPTNMSVLINGASGTGKEYVAQRIHKLSRRSKQPFIAIDCGSIPKELAASEFFGHVKGSFTGALTDKTGAFVAANGGTIFLDEIGNLSYEVQIQLLRALQERKVRPIGSNKEIQVDVRLVSATNENLEQAIEKGTFREDLYHRINEFTLRMPQLKDRREDILLFANFFLDQANRELDKHLIGFDEKASKALLEYQWPGNLRQMKNIIRRATLLAQSKLITLDELSELRNQTIQPTGMPLRNEEAEKQHIIEALKQTGYNKSRAAQLLGIDRKTLYNKLKLYGIEL, encoded by the coding sequence ATGAAATCCATATTAATCGTAGAAGATGACATCACTTACGGTATGATGTTGAAAACATGGCTCGGCAAAAAAGGTTTCCGGGTCAATTCTGTCAGCAGCATTGCCCGGGCCCAGAAACACATTGAGTCCGAAAATGTAGACTTGATACTGTCTGACCTACGCTTGCCCGATCGTGACGGCATAGACCTGCTGAAATGGTTGGGTGAACATTCCTTGCGCATACCTCTTATCATCATGACGGGATATGCCGATATACAGTCGGCCGTACAAGCCATGAAATTAGGTGCGTGCGACTACATCGCCAAACCGGTGAACCCTGATGAGTTATTGAAGAAAATGGATGATGCATTCCTTCCAAGCGGATTGCCTGTCTCGTCCACACCGGCAATGCGTGCCGAAGCCGGCAGTAATTCTCTCCGGGAAGAAGCGGAAAGCGCATCTTCCGACTATCTGGAAGGTGAAAGCGATGCCGCCAAACAGCTCTATAATTACGTGAATTTAGTATCTCCCACCAATATGTCCGTCCTCATCAACGGAGCCAGCGGAACGGGTAAGGAGTATGTGGCGCAACGCATCCACAAGCTGAGCCGACGCTCTAAACAGCCTTTCATTGCCATCGACTGCGGCTCTATCCCTAAAGAACTGGCAGCATCCGAATTCTTCGGCCACGTGAAAGGCTCTTTCACCGGTGCGCTGACCGACAAGACGGGCGCATTCGTCGCAGCCAACGGAGGAACGATCTTCCTGGATGAAATAGGTAACCTGAGCTACGAGGTGCAAATACAACTGCTTCGTGCCCTGCAGGAACGCAAGGTGCGCCCCATCGGCTCCAACAAAGAGATACAGGTAGACGTGCGGCTGGTCTCCGCCACCAACGAGAATCTGGAACAAGCCATCGAAAAAGGTACATTCCGCGAGGATCTCTACCACCGCATCAATGAATTCACCCTGCGCATGCCTCAACTGAAAGACCGCCGCGAGGACATCCTCCTCTTTGCAAACTTCTTTTTGGATCAGGCCAATCGCGAATTGGACAAGCATCTTATCGGCTTTGACGAGAAAGCATCCAAAGCCCTTCTGGAATACCAATGGCCGGGCAATCTGCGTCAGATGAAAAATATCATCCGCCGCGCCACTCTCCTTGCACAAAGCAAGCTCATCACTTTGGACGAGCTCAGCGAACTGCGAAACCAAACAATACAACCCACCGGCATGCCGCTCCGCAACGAAGAAGCCGAAAAGCAACATATCATCGAAGCCTTGAAGCAAACCGGCTACAACAAAAGCCGCGCCGCACAATTGCTCGGCATAGACCGGAAAACACTCTACAACAAACTTAAACTATACGGAATAGAACTATAA
- the fabG gene encoding 3-oxoacyl-[acyl-carrier-protein] reductase, which yields MGLLDGKTAIVTGAARGIGKAIALKFAQEGANIAFTDLVIDENAEATAKEIEALGVKAKAYASNAASFEDTAKVVEAIHADFGRIDILVNNAGITRDGLMMRMTEQQWDMVINVNLKSAFNFIHACTPIMMRQKGGSIINMASVVGVHGNAGQANYSASKAGMIALAKSIAQELGSRGIRANAIAPGFIMTAMTDALSEEVKAEWCKKIPLRRGGTPEDVANIATFLASDMSSYVSGQVIQVDGGMNM from the coding sequence ATGGGATTATTAGACGGAAAAACAGCCATTGTAACCGGTGCCGCTCGTGGTATTGGTAAGGCTATCGCTTTAAAGTTCGCTCAAGAAGGGGCTAATATAGCATTCACCGACTTGGTGATTGATGAAAATGCTGAGGCAACAGCAAAAGAAATTGAAGCGCTTGGAGTAAAAGCCAAAGCATATGCATCTAATGCAGCGAGCTTTGAAGATACTGCCAAAGTAGTAGAGGCTATCCATGCAGATTTCGGCCGCATTGATATTTTGGTTAACAATGCAGGTATTACTCGTGACGGTCTGATGATGCGTATGACCGAACAACAATGGGATATGGTTATCAACGTTAACCTGAAATCCGCTTTCAACTTCATTCATGCTTGTACTCCGATCATGATGCGTCAAAAAGGTGGAAGCATCATCAACATGGCTTCTGTAGTAGGTGTTCATGGTAATGCAGGTCAGGCCAACTATTCTGCTTCCAAGGCAGGTATGATTGCATTGGCCAAATCTATTGCACAGGAGTTGGGCTCTCGTGGCATCCGCGCCAACGCTATTGCTCCGGGTTTCATTATGACAGCAATGACAGATGCTTTGTCCGAAGAAGTGAAGGCTGAATGGTGCAAGAAGATACCTTTGCGTCGTGGTGGTACACCCGAAGACGTAGCCAACATTGCTACCTTCCTGGCTTCTGATATGTCTTCTTATGTATCAGGGCAGGTGATTCAGGTAGACGGTGGTATGAATATGTAA